The window CCCAGGGCCAGGTCGGCCAGCACCATGTCGTGGTTGGTGACGATCACGTCGACCTTGCCCATGCCTTCGCGGGCCTTGTAGAACACGCACTGCTGGAAGTTCGGGCAATGACGGCCGGTACACTGGCTGTGGTCGGTGGTCAGGCGCGCCCAGTCCTGGTCTTCCAGGGCTTCGGGCCAGCTGTCGCGGTCACCGTCCCAGCGGTTGCCGGCAAGCTTCTCGATCATGCTGTTGAACAGCTTCTGGCTGCGCTCGTCGACTTCGATGTGGAAGCCTTCTTCCTCGAACAGCTGGGCGGTGGCCGACTGGGCGTGGCCCTCCTGCAGCAGGATGTCGAGCTTGGACAGGCACAGGTAGCGGCCACGGCCCTTGGCCAGGGCGAAGCTGAAGTTCAGCCCGCTGCTGCGCATCAGGTCGGGCAGGTCCTTGAAGACAATCTGCTCCTGCAGCGCCACGGTGGCGGTGGCGATCACCAAACGCTTGCCGGCGGCCTTGGCGGCCGGAATGGCAGCCAGGCTGTAGGCCACCGTCTTGCCGGTACCGGTGCCCGCCTCCACTGCCACCACGGCAGGCTCGCCGGCACGGCGGCCTTCTTCGTCGCAGGCGATGTCGCCGAGCACCTTGGCCACTTCGGCGATCATCAGGCGCTGGCCATAGCGCGGCTTGAGGCTCTTGGCTTCGAGAAAACGCGTATAGGCGCCCTGGATGGTGGCTTTGAGTTCGTTGCTGATCATGGTCTGCAGGCGCCCGGAGGGCTGGATATATTTTCAGTGTTTCGCATGGGGCGGCTATCATACCCCGCTATTGCCCTTTATGCCGCATGGAGATCCGGATGCTTGCCTTTGCCCTGCCCTACACACTGCATGTCCTGGCCGCCCTGGTGTGGGTCGGCGGCATGTTCTTCGCCTGGCTGGTGCTGCGCCCGGCAACGGTTGCAGCCCTTGAAGGGCCTGCCCGGCTGCGCTTGTGGGTGGAAGTTTTCCGACGCTTCTTCGGTTGGGTCTGGCTGGCAGTGGCGATTTTGGCGATAAGTGGTATCGGCATGTTGCACATGCGCTTCAGCGGCTTCGAGACTGCACCGAAATATGTGCAGGTGATGATCGGTGGGGGCATCGCCATGTTTGCCCTGTTCATGCGCATCCAGGCGCTGCTGCTGCCGGAATTGAGGGGGGCAGTGCAGGCCGAGGACTGGCCGGCGGGTGCGGCAGTGCTGGGACGGATTCGGCGGATGGTGGGGATCAACCTGCTGCTCGGTCTGGCGGTGGTAGCCGTGGCCAGTTCGCGGCTGATGCTCTGACAGGATCTGCTCGGCCCCTGTAGGAGCGGCCTTGTGTCGCGATGGGCTGCGCAGCAGCCCCGGCAATTTGTGCGAAGGCGCTGAAATCCTGGGGCTGCTGCGCAGCCCATCGCGACACAAGGCCGCTCCTACAGGGGGGCGCGGCAAGGCTTCAGAGGCGCTGCAGAATCAGCTCACCTACAGCGCCGGCCAACCCAGGTTGGCCCGGCTGCCCCGGCCGGCCGTTGGCGCCGGCGTCTGTGCGGTAAACCAGGCAACCCTTGCTAGCGCCGCCCTTGCCGGCCTTGCCAGCAGCCCCGGCCTTGCCCGGTGCGCCGCCGTCCAGGCGGACCACGATGCGTTCCTGCGGGAAGCCCTGCGGCACGCTCAGGCGGATGCGCCCACCCGGCGCGCCATCGTGCCCGTTGCCGCCGTCATCGCCGTTGGCACCGCGGCTGGCCTGGCCCCAGGTGCAGCCACCGGCCTGGCCGTTGGCGCCATCCAGCCCCACGTACCCCGGCGCACCGGCACCGCCACGGGCATCGATGGCCAGGCGCTCGGCATCCACTTCAGCCAGTTTCAGGTCCAGGCTGCGGCCTGACCGGGCCCCCCGCTGGTAAGTACCCGCCGCTCCCGGCGCACTGAATTCGCTACCCTCACCCAGCCGCGCACTGCGCGCCTCGATCAGCAACGGGCTATCGGAAGGTGCAATGGCGATACGCGCATCGCGCCCCAGCTCCAGCTGGTCGACCTTCAATTCCGCGAGCGTGGCAGGCAGCAGCAGGGTTGCGGCATCGGCGACACGCAACTGTGCCAGGTGCACGCTGGCAGACTTGTCGGGCA of the Pseudomonas asiatica genome contains:
- a CDS encoding CopD family protein; protein product: MLAFALPYTLHVLAALVWVGGMFFAWLVLRPATVAALEGPARLRLWVEVFRRFFGWVWLAVAILAISGIGMLHMRFSGFETAPKYVQVMIGGGIAMFALFMRIQALLLPELRGAVQAEDWPAGAAVLGRIRRMVGINLLLGLAVVAVASSRLML